The DNA sequence CGTTGTTCTTGACTGCCAACAGCATTCCGGCGAGCGGGCCCGTCGCTGCCGCGGCGGCCATGCGCACGTCCTCTCGGGCGAGAAGGTCGATCCAGATCTCGGACCGATCGAGTGTGTCCACTGCATCGAAGAACGCGTCAACTCGTTCGGTCATCATCGACTCCCAGCACTGTGCACATGAACCATGGGCTGTAACCCCTCGATCAGGGGAGAAAAGGCGTTGTCCAGGTGTGCGGCGTGAGAAGTGTCGGGCAGAACCCTTACTTCCAGGTCGAGGGCGACCGCCAGTGCATGGACGGACTCATGGCGCGCACGCGGTGAGTTGGCTCCGACGGTGAGGGTGACCGAAGACGAACTGTTGGTGAAGGGGCGAGGTTCGAATCGGCGGAACATGGCGAGTTCTCGGGCAACCGTCTCCCCGCTCGATGTGGTCATCGAAGGATCCCACCCGGGACCGTAGAGCTCGTGGCCGAAACCCGGCACCCCGTCTTCGTCGAACGCGGCGACGACGGGGTCCAGCAATCCCGGCATCAGAGACCCGGCCGCCGGTTCGTGCAGGACCGCCGCGGTCATCGTGACACCGCGGGCAGCCAACTCCAAGCCCAACGTCGCCCCGCCGCTGACGCCGAAGACAACCGCGCCGTCACACAACGGCGCCAGGAAATCGACCTCGGTCGCCAGGTTGCCGGAACGGGGCCGCTGCGGGATCACGACGTGAAAGCCTCTCTCGGACAACAACGTGGACGTCTGCTCCCATACAGGCGGGTCCACGGCCACGCCACACAGCAAGACGGCTCTCAACTGCATGGTCATGAGGCGACAAGCGGTACACTCGAGCCCAGCGCCGACAACAACTGGTCCGAAGTGGCAGTCGCGCCGAACACCCCACCCTGCATCGCGATCATGCTCAGCGCCGCCACATGGTGGCCGTGGTCGGTGGCGCCGGTGCAATCCGACAGCACCAGGCACTCGAAGCCACGATCATTGGCCTCCCGCATGGTGGTGTGGACGCAGACATCAGTGGTGATCCCGGTGAGGATGAGGTTCGTGATACCCGCACTGCGCAAGATCAGGTCCAGGTCGGTGGCGTAGAAGGCTCCCTTACCGGGTTTGTCGATGATCGGTTCACCGGGCAGCGGCGCGACCTCCGGGACGATC is a window from the Williamsia sp. DF01-3 genome containing:
- a CDS encoding alpha/beta fold hydrolase; protein product: MQLRAVLLCGVAVDPPVWEQTSTLLSERGFHVVIPQRPRSGNLATEVDFLAPLCDGAVVFGVSGGATLGLELAARGVTMTAAVLHEPAAGSLMPGLLDPVVAAFDEDGVPGFGHELYGPGWDPSMTTSSGETVARELAMFRRFEPRPFTNSSSSVTLTVGANSPRARHESVHALAVALDLEVRVLPDTSHAAHLDNAFSPLIEGLQPMVHVHSAGSR